One genomic region from Aliarcobacter cryaerophilus ATCC 43158 encodes:
- a CDS encoding tetratricopeptide repeat protein, with translation MKLKSNKKLIFQALFLPTLIFANENYSNEHFAKALDSYNNRAFQDSYLAFKEYLKKEKLDSNLTFILARSAYEIGKFEEAETLYKELLEQTPNNSRVKLELAQTYFQQKKYEEAEVLYQDVLKDNSLPMNVRKNIELTLDSLNKKSQRNFLKTTLGFGYGYDSNTDNNSNDDFVNWGNIPLSIPDKKSDHVAEYILALNHTFKIKENLTMDNKFVGYMQKFNKDHNNDLSLAVFGTGLSYYTSKSKSSLAFDYNYVWLDNSTYLFNYIITPSFDYQIDKDLIYKTKVKLIKKDFKQTDYEFRDSMYYELSNSLVLLTEKFGMNTLSFAFGTDNKDKGKAWNVDYNFASLRYENMYPLTQSTILTSGIELYKDQYKVKEEVLYNNKKRDDKVILDLGVLQSLNKNLSLGATLRYINNDSNQNIYEYDKYVVRTNIYYSF, from the coding sequence ATGAAATTAAAATCAAATAAAAAATTAATTTTTCAAGCACTATTTTTACCTACACTAATTTTTGCAAATGAAAACTACTCGAATGAGCATTTTGCAAAAGCTCTTGATAGTTACAATAATAGAGCTTTTCAAGATAGTTATTTAGCATTTAAAGAGTATTTAAAAAAAGAGAAATTAGACTCTAATCTAACATTTATTCTAGCAAGAAGTGCTTATGAGATAGGTAAGTTTGAAGAGGCTGAAACTTTATATAAAGAGCTTTTAGAACAAACTCCAAATAATAGTAGAGTAAAACTAGAACTTGCACAAACATATTTTCAACAAAAAAAATATGAAGAAGCTGAAGTTTTATATCAAGATGTATTAAAAGATAATAGTTTACCTATGAATGTAAGAAAAAATATAGAATTAACTTTAGATTCTTTAAATAAAAAGTCTCAAAGAAACTTTTTAAAAACAACTTTAGGTTTTGGGTATGGATATGATTCAAATACAGACAACAACTCAAATGATGATTTTGTAAATTGGGGGAATATTCCTTTATCTATTCCAGATAAAAAAAGTGATCATGTTGCAGAATATATCTTAGCTTTAAACCATACATTTAAGATTAAAGAAAATTTAACTATGGATAATAAATTCGTAGGATATATGCAAAAGTTTAACAAAGACCATAACAATGATTTAAGCCTTGCAGTTTTTGGAACTGGACTTTCTTACTATACTTCAAAATCAAAATCATCTTTAGCTTTCGATTACAACTATGTTTGGTTAGATAATAGTACATATTTATTTAACTATATTATAACTCCCTCTTTTGATTATCAAATAGATAAAGATCTTATTTATAAAACAAAAGTAAAACTTATTAAAAAAGATTTTAAACAAACGGATTATGAGTTTAGAGATTCAATGTATTATGAACTTTCAAATAGTTTAGTTTTATTAACTGAAAAATTTGGTATGAATACTTTATCTTTTGCTTTTGGAACAGATAATAAGGATAAAGGTAAAGCTTGGAATGTGGACTATAACTTTGCAAGTTTAAGATATGAAAATATGTATCCACTTACACAATCAACAATTCTTACAAGTGGAATTGAACTATATAAAGATCAATATAAAGTAAAAGAAGAGGTTTTGTATAACAACAAAAAAAGAGATGATAAAGTTATTCTTGATTTAGGTGTTTTACAATCTCTAAACAAAAATCTCTCTTTAGGTGCAACTTTAAGATATATAAATAATGATTCAAATCAAAATATATATGAATATGATAAATATGTTGTAAGAACAAATATTTACTACTCTTTCTAA
- a CDS encoding HD domain-containing phosphohydrolase has product MNYLKILGSSGNKSKNFGTTSFQISNDTTIDAGNIINSLDDEAYKINHIFVTHSHLDHVSDIPFMLDNCFTKRETPLTVYGSLETIQFLKEHIFNNKIWPDFSNIKLLNKDENTLLFKELKENEEIIHGKFKIKAIKTEHTDGSFGYIISKNSSSYIISGDTDFNDNLIFHINNTKNLKALFIECSFPNSLENIAKVSKHLTPNSLKMILNKIENKNLAIFLYHLKFVQQDILRKEVENLGILKNGGKILEDGDIIHIDDLKVHSKIQDIELFDRVMDINLKLSSENDKEHLYEMILTLIRELTKSDAGTLYLISEDKKHLEFKVVQNETLNIFLGTKEEKISWNPLPLYLENSEENRAMVAVVCALDKKVINISDVYNSNDYNFEGTKAFDNSKNYHSKSMLVVPLVNHENDVIGVIQLINKEIKEKNSIYTSYDEKIIKALSLQAAMALTNTILIDSLENFLESFVNSIANAIDAKSRHTSTHITKMAKLAPMIANSINEDETIYKNINYSKNDLKQIELAAKLHDVGKISVPEWVIDKSTKLQKLIDGFELIKLRAEIIKRDLKIDFLENKLTKESYEYSLQNIEDSLEFIGKANIGQEFMSDVDIKRVEEISLYKYYENSIEKDFLTRDEVYNISIRKGTLTKEEKDIMNSHATLSYEMLSALPFPKKYSNIMHIAVNHHEKLNGKGYPRGLSAHEIALEDRILILADIFEALSSNDRPYKGVKTLSEIFKILDFMVKDGEIDKDLLDFFKKSRAFIQYCETELLTEQLDV; this is encoded by the coding sequence ATGAATTATCTAAAAATACTCGGAAGTAGTGGCAATAAATCAAAGAATTTTGGTACTACTTCTTTTCAAATCTCAAATGACACTACTATTGATGCTGGAAATATAATAAATTCTTTAGATGATGAAGCTTATAAAATAAATCATATTTTTGTAACACATTCACACTTGGATCATGTAAGTGATATTCCTTTTATGTTGGATAACTGTTTTACAAAAAGAGAAACACCACTTACTGTTTATGGCTCATTAGAGACTATACAATTTTTAAAAGAGCATATTTTTAATAATAAAATTTGGCCAGATTTCTCAAATATTAAGCTTTTGAATAAAGATGAAAATACTCTTTTATTTAAAGAATTAAAAGAAAATGAAGAGATAATTCATGGTAAATTTAAAATAAAAGCTATAAAAACAGAACATACTGATGGCTCTTTTGGATATATTATTTCTAAAAATAGTAGTAGTTATATAATAAGTGGAGATACTGATTTTAATGATAATTTAATCTTTCATATAAATAATACAAAAAATCTAAAAGCTCTTTTTATTGAGTGCTCTTTTCCTAATAGTTTAGAAAATATTGCAAAAGTAAGTAAACATTTAACTCCTAATAGTTTAAAAATGATTTTAAATAAAATAGAGAATAAAAATCTAGCTATATTTTTATATCACTTAAAATTTGTACAACAAGATATTTTAAGAAAAGAGGTAGAAAATTTAGGTATTTTAAAAAATGGTGGAAAAATCCTAGAAGATGGAGATATTATTCACATTGATGATTTAAAAGTTCACTCAAAGATACAAGATATTGAACTTTTTGATAGAGTTATGGATATAAATTTAAAGTTATCAAGTGAAAATGATAAAGAGCATTTATATGAAATGATTTTAACTCTAATAAGAGAACTTACAAAAAGTGATGCAGGAACACTATATTTAATAAGTGAGGATAAAAAACATTTAGAGTTTAAAGTAGTTCAAAATGAAACTCTTAATATATTTTTAGGAACAAAAGAGGAAAAAATATCTTGGAATCCTTTACCTCTTTATCTTGAAAATAGTGAAGAAAATAGAGCTATGGTAGCCGTTGTTTGTGCTTTAGATAAAAAAGTTATAAATATTTCAGATGTTTATAATAGTAATGATTATAATTTTGAAGGTACAAAAGCATTTGATAATAGTAAAAATTATCATTCTAAATCAATGTTAGTAGTTCCTTTGGTAAATCATGAAAATGATGTAATAGGAGTAATCCAACTTATAAATAAAGAGATAAAAGAGAAAAATAGTATTTATACTTCTTATGATGAGAAAATAATAAAAGCTCTATCTTTACAAGCTGCTATGGCTTTAACAAATACTATTTTAATAGATAGTTTAGAAAACTTTTTGGAAAGCTTTGTAAATTCTATTGCAAATGCAATTGATGCAAAATCAAGACATACTTCAACACATATTACAAAGATGGCAAAATTAGCTCCTATGATTGCAAATTCAATAAATGAAGATGAAACAATATATAAAAATATAAACTACTCTAAAAATGATTTAAAACAAATTGAACTAGCTGCAAAACTTCATGATGTTGGAAAAATATCAGTACCAGAGTGGGTAATAGATAAAAGTACAAAACTTCAAAAACTTATAGATGGTTTTGAGCTTATAAAATTAAGAGCTGAGATTATAAAAAGAGATTTAAAAATTGATTTTTTAGAAAATAAATTAACTAAAGAGAGCTATGAGTATAGTTTACAAAATATTGAAGATAGTTTGGAGTTTATAGGAAAAGCAAATATAGGTCAAGAGTTTATGAGTGATGTTGATATAAAAAGGGTTGAAGAGATATCTTTATATAAATATTATGAAAATAGTATAGAAAAAGACTTTTTAACTAGAGATGAAGTCTATAATATATCAATTCGAAAAGGAACTTTAACAAAAGAAGAGAAAGATATTATGAACTCTCATGCAACATTGTCTTATGAAATGTTAAGTGCATTGCCATTTCCTAAAAAGTATTCAAATATTATGCATATTGCTGTAAATCATCATGAAAAATTAAATGGAAAAGGTTATCCTAGAGGATTAAGTGCACATGAGATAGCTTTAGAAGATAGAATTCTAATTTTAGCTGATATTTTTGAAGCACTTAGTTCAAATGATAGACCATATAAAGGTGTTAAGACACTAAGTGAAATATTTAAAATATTAGATTTTATGGTAAAAGATGGTGAAATAGATAAAGATTTACTAGATTTTTTTAAAAAGAGTAGAGCATTTATACAATATTGTGAAACTGAACTTTTAACTGAGCAGTTAGATGTTTAA
- a CDS encoding pyridoxal phosphate-dependent aminotransferase encodes MKIANRMEKLAPSLTLSITALANDLKAAGKDILSFSAGEPDFDTPQVVKDAAIKAINEGKTKYTAVEGIKETKQAIINKLKKDHNLDYTLDKIVISNGAKHSLFNLAQALIDEGDEVIIPSPYWVTYPELVVYSGGVPVFIETDESTEFKITAKQLKEKITPKTKILMLNSPSNPTGSIYSREELLAIGEVLKGTDIIVLSDEMYEKLIYKGKKFTATAEVSEDMYNRTVTINGLSKSVAMTGWRFGYVACPNNALAKAMSKLQGQVTSNVNSMTQYAAIVALEGEANKDIEMMRVEFEKRKNYAVEAINNIPKLSCYDPDGAFYLFINIKKYSNDSMKFCADLLESKGVALVPGLAFGMEGYVRLSFATSMKAIEDGINRIKEFVEK; translated from the coding sequence ATGAAAATTGCAAATAGAATGGAGAAACTAGCTCCTTCACTTACTTTATCTATAACAGCTTTAGCAAATGATTTAAAAGCTGCTGGTAAAGATATTCTAAGTTTTAGTGCAGGAGAACCTGATTTTGATACGCCACAAGTTGTAAAAGATGCAGCTATTAAAGCAATAAATGAAGGAAAAACTAAATATACAGCAGTTGAAGGTATTAAAGAAACTAAGCAAGCAATTATTAATAAGTTAAAGAAAGACCACAATTTAGATTATACGCTAGATAAAATTGTAATAAGTAATGGAGCTAAACACTCTTTATTTAATCTAGCTCAAGCACTAATTGATGAAGGTGATGAAGTTATAATTCCTAGTCCATATTGGGTTACATATCCTGAATTAGTTGTTTATAGCGGTGGAGTTCCTGTATTTATTGAAACAGATGAAAGTACAGAATTCAAAATTACAGCAAAACAATTAAAAGAGAAAATTACACCAAAAACAAAAATTTTAATGTTAAATTCTCCTTCAAATCCAACAGGGTCAATTTACTCAAGAGAAGAGTTATTAGCTATTGGTGAAGTTTTAAAAGGTACAGATATTATAGTTTTATCAGATGAAATGTATGAAAAACTAATATATAAAGGTAAAAAATTCACTGCAACTGCTGAAGTTAGTGAAGATATGTATAATAGAACAGTTACTATAAATGGTTTAAGTAAATCTGTTGCAATGACTGGTTGGAGATTTGGTTATGTTGCATGTCCGAACAATGCCCTTGCAAAAGCTATGTCAAAACTTCAAGGTCAAGTTACATCAAATGTAAATTCGATGACACAATATGCAGCAATTGTAGCTTTAGAAGGTGAAGCCAATAAAGATATTGAGATGATGAGAGTTGAGTTTGAGAAAAGAAAAAATTATGCAGTAGAAGCTATAAATAATATTCCTAAACTATCTTGTTATGATCCTGATGGTGCTTTTTATCTATTTATAAATATTAAGAAATACTCAAATGACTCTATGAAATTTTGTGCTGATTTACTAGAAAGTAAAGGAGTTGCACTTGTTCCTGGGCTTGCTTTTGGAATGGAAGGATATGTTAGATTATCTTTTGCTACAAGTATGAAAGCTATAGAAGATGGAATAAATAGAATCAAAGAGTTTGTAGAAAAATAA
- a CDS encoding FecR family protein, whose product MKKIIFMFLLFVSTLFANIGTITLIEGEAFVKRGEETLRLNISDQISNNDFIETKTNSKVKITFIDNTVITIGKESSLKIEDYFFDSNNKNSAKTELSVSKGAFHAITGQIGKVNPEKFKLKTKNATIGIRGTEIYGDQNRVFCTQGAIFVNSFGVTREISQGFFVNTFSNQIPSQSTPIEPQQFQDVNSRLNTNSLGNNQSPNNFDNPSSPLAFQNSQSPQMTPNQDNQNSWGYWGVGPIQDENNNARISNSINNSIQNSNNSSNITDPAYVQNLMDNTTTTQLNFRGTITPNMDVGTIHENIIFFNFIFGGGNSRVSGGYEFNSDNFISSESLSDGVISNNGFSWSNISGVFNGATIDSVSGNITMDNRSNTLEGTFSANKEP is encoded by the coding sequence ATGAAAAAAATTATTTTTATGTTTTTATTATTTGTTTCAACACTTTTTGCAAATATAGGAACAATAACACTTATTGAAGGTGAAGCTTTTGTAAAAAGAGGTGAAGAAACACTTAGATTAAACATTAGTGACCAAATAAGTAATAATGACTTTATTGAGACAAAAACAAACTCAAAAGTAAAAATAACTTTTATAGACAATACTGTTATCACAATAGGAAAAGAGTCAAGTTTAAAAATTGAGGATTATTTCTTTGATTCAAATAATAAAAACTCTGCAAAAACTGAATTAAGTGTATCTAAAGGTGCTTTTCATGCAATTACAGGACAAATTGGAAAAGTAAATCCAGAAAAATTTAAACTAAAAACAAAAAATGCAACTATTGGAATAAGAGGAACTGAAATTTATGGTGATCAAAATAGAGTATTTTGTACTCAAGGTGCAATTTTTGTAAATTCTTTTGGAGTAACTAGAGAAATTTCTCAAGGTTTTTTTGTAAATACTTTCAGTAATCAAATTCCAAGTCAATCAACGCCTATTGAACCACAACAATTTCAAGATGTTAACTCAAGATTAAACACTAATAGTTTAGGTAATAACCAAAGTCCAAATAACTTTGATAATCCTAGTAGTCCATTAGCTTTTCAAAATAGTCAAAGCCCTCAGATGACTCCAAATCAAGATAATCAAAATTCTTGGGGGTACTGGGGAGTAGGTCCAATTCAAGATGAAAATAATAATGCAAGAATTAGTAACTCTATAAACAACTCTATTCAAAATTCAAATAATTCATCAAATATAACAGATCCAGCTTATGTTCAAAATTTGATGGATAATACAACAACCACTCAATTAAACTTTAGGGGAACTATCACTCCAAATATGGATGTTGGAACAATACATGAAAATATAATATTTTTTAATTTTATTTTTGGAGGAGGAAATAGTAGAGTATCTGGAGGTTATGAGTTCAATTCAGATAATTTTATTTCAAGTGAAAGCTTAAGTGATGGCGTAATATCAAATAATGGATTTAGTTGGTCTAATATTTCAGGTGTATTTAATGGTGCTACAATAGACAGTGTTTCTGGAAATATTACGATGGATAATCGTTCAAATACTTTAGAAGGCACATTTAGTGCAAATAAGGAACCGTAA
- a CDS encoding acyltransferase family protein gives MMGPITLANDVVSFTSLQLSTFVVIAFAILVLFTTLKQSTHSDVFPISVTNELKGLGILTVVFAHFAYMKVTNADFLFPLSIIAGVGVDLFLFMSGFGLTVGMLKRPMKAVDFYKKRVIKIFIPFWIALIIMFIADAMFMDKTYSIGYIIKSMLGFFPTADGFGDVNSPFWYITWMIMFYLIYPLVFFKDKPWLTAIILAVIATIIGTFNIFDLGSNWLHRLHTVAFSMGIILAWLLQVKEGKKNRFIEYIKDFRDNSKDMKYIIIFIMFAIVFYVSQRTGAGSWPALTSILGQGFFVEQLMSIVIMLAFTVIFILKKVDSKFLTMYGVYSYEVYLIHWPLMAKYDIFFVYLPAWAAVIAWLVAFILVSMLLQRLVTPVSNFVDKITK, from the coding sequence ATGATGGGTCCTATTACACTTGCAAATGATGTTGTATCGTTTACTAGTCTTCAGTTATCTACTTTTGTTGTTATTGCTTTTGCAATATTGGTTTTGTTTACTACTTTGAAACAATCAACACATAGTGATGTTTTTCCAATATCTGTTACAAATGAGTTAAAAGGTCTTGGAATTTTAACAGTTGTTTTTGCACACTTTGCATATATGAAAGTTACAAATGCTGATTTTTTGTTTCCACTTTCTATAATTGCTGGTGTTGGAGTTGATTTATTCTTATTTATGTCAGGATTTGGTCTTACAGTTGGAATGCTTAAAAGACCTATGAAGGCAGTTGATTTTTATAAAAAAAGAGTTATAAAAATATTTATTCCATTCTGGATTGCTTTAATTATTATGTTTATTGCAGATGCAATGTTTATGGATAAAACTTATTCTATAGGATATATTATAAAATCTATGTTAGGATTTTTCCCAACAGCAGACGGTTTTGGTGATGTAAACTCTCCTTTTTGGTATATTACATGGATGATTATGTTTTATTTGATATATCCATTGGTATTTTTTAAAGATAAACCATGGTTAACTGCAATTATTTTAGCGGTTATTGCTACAATTATTGGAACTTTTAATATCTTTGATTTGGGAAGTAACTGGCTTCATAGACTTCATACTGTTGCTTTTTCTATGGGTATTATTTTAGCTTGGCTTTTACAAGTAAAAGAAGGTAAAAAAAATAGATTTATAGAATATATTAAAGATTTCAGAGACAATTCAAAAGATATGAAATATATTATTATTTTTATTATGTTTGCTATTGTATTTTATGTATCACAAAGAACAGGTGCTGGTTCATGGCCTGCTTTAACTTCTATTTTAGGACAAGGTTTTTTTGTAGAACAACTAATGTCAATTGTAATAATGCTAGCATTTACAGTTATTTTTATACTTAAAAAAGTTGATAGCAAATTTCTGACAATGTATGGAGTTTACTCTTATGAAGTTTACTTAATTCACTGGCCACTTATGGCAAAGTATGATATTTTCTTTGTATATCTTCCAGCTTGGGCTGCTGTTATTGCTTGGTTGGTTGCATTTATTTTAGTAAGTATGCTTCTTCAAAGATTAGTAACTCCTGTTAGTAATTTTGTAGATAAAATTACTAAATAA
- a CDS encoding CHASE2 domain-containing protein has protein sequence MFKSKIKKFLIYGFFSFLISSFLIVFYIFFPSLLDSFDNRIRDSYFIFKGETKTSNNVVIIDIDDISIKEFGQWPWSRNILSKIIENLTNSNIAVVGMDIVFAEEDRTSPSLIAKKLGINKELENYDFEFAQVISKSAVILGYSFNIEDNNSSKNSPQIPAIFIEKNKNSDANYLIEAFGTTLNLPILQENSYSSGFFNIIPDESGVIRSVPLLISYNDTLYPSLALEIIRALNDTQKVFVNYDENGVSNIQLGDFYIPTDKFGRIFINYRGASKSFQYISAKDIYNNNFKAEDIEGKIALLGTSATGLYDLRATPYENVFPGVEVHANVIDNILQGDFLQKASYLDGVNIVSIFVLAFFAFFLVSVTPFLLKPFVFLLFFSLYVVFSYHALFSYGLVLNIIFPLSSIVLAFVFSIIIDFFYNIKQEKAIKNKFASKVSKSVMDDILKNIDNNEFSAKNKEITIFFSDIRGFTQISEQLKAKELIEYLNAYMEPMSSIIIKNQGTIDKFIGDAIMAYWNAPLDVENHADMAVKASLEQLVALDELNRKFVKDKLPTIDIGIGLNTGEVIVGEMGSSLRSDYTVIGDAINLGSRVESLCKYYGSKLNITNFTKDKLKEKYILRFLDFVRVKGKNQPVEIWQVIGTGEAQDELKDELEDYHKAIEFYKESNFSDALELFIKLENLENKTNKNIYKIYIKRCEEFIKTPPKDFDGVYLHTTKA, from the coding sequence ATGTTTAAAAGCAAGATTAAAAAATTTTTAATCTATGGATTTTTTTCTTTTTTAATTTCAAGTTTTTTAATAGTTTTTTATATATTTTTCCCATCACTTCTTGATTCTTTTGATAATAGAATTAGAGATTCATATTTTATTTTTAAAGGTGAAACAAAGACTTCAAATAATGTTGTAATTATAGATATAGATGATATTTCTATAAAAGAGTTTGGACAGTGGCCTTGGAGTAGAAATATATTATCAAAAATTATAGAAAATTTAACAAATTCAAATATTGCTGTAGTTGGAATGGATATTGTTTTTGCAGAAGAAGATAGAACTTCACCATCTTTAATAGCAAAAAAATTAGGTATAAACAAAGAGTTAGAAAACTATGATTTTGAGTTTGCACAAGTCATTTCAAAATCGGCTGTAATTTTAGGATATAGCTTTAATATTGAAGATAATAACTCAAGTAAAAATTCACCTCAAATTCCTGCAATATTTATTGAAAAAAATAAAAATAGTGATGCAAACTATTTAATTGAGGCTTTTGGAACGACTTTAAATCTTCCAATATTGCAAGAAAATTCATATTCAAGTGGTTTTTTTAATATTATTCCAGATGAAAGTGGAGTTATAAGAAGTGTTCCATTGTTAATTTCTTATAATGATACTTTATATCCATCTTTGGCTTTGGAGATTATAAGAGCTTTAAATGATACCCAAAAAGTTTTTGTAAACTATGATGAAAATGGAGTTTCAAATATTCAATTAGGAGATTTTTATATTCCTACAGACAAATTTGGAAGAATATTTATAAACTATCGTGGAGCTTCTAAAAGTTTTCAATATATTAGTGCAAAAGATATTTATAACAACAATTTTAAAGCAGAAGATATAGAAGGGAAAATAGCCCTTTTAGGTACAAGTGCAACAGGACTTTATGATTTAAGGGCAACCCCTTATGAAAATGTATTTCCAGGGGTAGAAGTACATGCAAATGTAATTGATAATATTTTACAAGGTGATTTTCTTCAAAAAGCTTCTTATCTTGATGGTGTAAATATAGTATCAATTTTTGTACTTGCTTTTTTTGCATTCTTTTTAGTTTCAGTTACTCCTTTTCTTTTAAAGCCCTTTGTTTTTTTACTATTTTTTAGTTTATATGTAGTTTTTTCGTATCATGCTTTATTTTCTTATGGTTTAGTTTTAAATATAATTTTTCCACTTTCTTCTATAGTTTTAGCCTTTGTATTCTCTATCATAATTGATTTTTTCTATAATATAAAACAAGAAAAAGCTATTAAAAATAAGTTTGCTTCAAAAGTATCCAAAAGTGTTATGGATGATATTTTAAAAAATATAGATAATAATGAATTTAGTGCAAAAAACAAAGAGATAACAATCTTTTTTAGTGATATTAGAGGTTTTACTCAAATTTCAGAACAACTAAAAGCAAAAGAACTAATAGAGTATTTAAATGCTTATATGGAACCTATGAGTAGTATTATTATAAAAAATCAAGGAACAATTGATAAGTTTATTGGAGATGCTATTATGGCATATTGGAATGCTCCACTTGATGTTGAAAATCATGCAGATATGGCAGTTAAAGCATCATTAGAACAATTAGTAGCTTTAGATGAATTAAATAGAAAATTTGTAAAGGATAAATTACCAACGATTGATATAGGAATAGGGTTAAATACTGGTGAAGTAATAGTTGGTGAGATGGGAAGTAGTTTAAGAAGTGATTATACTGTTATTGGTGATGCTATAAATTTAGGTTCAAGAGTTGAGTCTTTATGTAAATATTATGGTTCAAAGCTAAATATAACAAACTTTACAAAAGATAAATTAAAAGAAAAATATATACTTAGATTTTTAGATTTTGTAAGAGTAAAAGGTAAAAACCAACCAGTTGAAATTTGGCAAGTAATAGGAACTGGTGAGGCTCAAGATGAATTAAAAGATGAGTTAGAAGATTATCATAAGGCAATTGAGTTTTATAAAGAGTCAAATTTTTCAGATGCTTTAGAACTTTTTATAAAACTAGAAAATCTCGAAAATAAAACGAATAAAAATATTTATAAAATTTATATAAAAAGATGTGAAGAGTTTATAAAAACACCACCAAAAGATTTTGATGGTGTTTATTTGCATACAACAAAAGCTTAG
- a CDS encoding class I SAM-dependent methyltransferase yields the protein MIIKDLKNIIEKNLENRTNEVKRVFHGRGNFYYNFSYLTVDSLDNTLFATFFEETFDEKEIIKNLEIVSKNSSFENFIIQRKYKERDFYEVIYGEIVEDFFVVENGLKYKIDFKNRNIGLFFDMKKGREYIKSICKDKNVLNLFSYTCAFSVVCISGKASSVVNIDMSKASLSIGRTNHYLNNLDVKNVKFLPHNILKSFGKIKKMSPYDIVIIDPPSFQKGSFVATSDYIKIIKKLDLVLPIGGLVLACLNDPFLSSNFLIDIFKKEAPNFEFLEKLENVDEFLVESEEKALKNLIFLKKN from the coding sequence ATGATTATAAAAGATTTAAAAAATATTATAGAAAAAAATTTAGAGAATAGAACAAATGAAGTAAAAAGAGTTTTTCATGGTCGTGGGAATTTTTATTATAATTTTTCATATTTGACAGTTGATAGTTTAGATAATACGCTCTTTGCAACTTTTTTTGAAGAGACTTTTGATGAAAAAGAAATTATAAAAAATTTAGAGATTGTTTCAAAAAATAGTTCTTTTGAGAATTTCATTATTCAAAGAAAATATAAAGAGAGAGATTTTTATGAAGTTATTTATGGAGAGATTGTAGAAGATTTTTTTGTAGTTGAAAATGGATTAAAATATAAAATAGATTTTAAAAATCGAAATATTGGCTTGTTTTTTGATATGAAAAAAGGTAGAGAGTATATAAAGTCTATTTGTAAAGATAAAAATGTTTTAAATCTTTTCTCATATACTTGTGCTTTTAGTGTAGTTTGTATTAGTGGTAAAGCTTCAAGTGTAGTAAATATTGATATGTCAAAAGCTAGTTTGTCTATTGGGCGAACAAATCATTATTTAAACAATTTAGATGTAAAAAATGTAAAATTTTTACCACATAATATTTTAAAATCATTTGGTAAAATCAAAAAAATGTCACCTTATGATATTGTTATAATAGATCCTCCATCTTTTCAAAAAGGCTCATTTGTTGCAACTAGTGATTATATTAAGATTATTAAAAAACTTGATTTGGTATTACCAATAGGTGGGTTAGTTTTAGCTTGTTTAAATGATCCATTTTTGAGTAGTAATTTTTTAATAGATATATTTAAGAAAGAAGCACCAAATTTCGAGTTTTTAGAAAAATTAGAAAATGTAGATGAATTTTTAGTAGAAAGTGAAGAAAAAGCTCTTAAAAATCTAATTTTTTTAAAAAAAAACTGA